A region of Candidatus Bathyarchaeota archaeon DNA encodes the following proteins:
- a CDS encoding sugar ABC transporter permease, with the protein MTKLRIKAETRKVIALYLLLLPTVFLYVLFFIYPVINGLSFGLYQWSGVSPVKTFIGLKNYFSIVVDPQFHVALRNTFVITGVNAVSQFIFGFSLAWLARKYQRVGGIFLSIALIPIILSFVSVGVMWTWIYNPSFGLLNSLLDFLGLHSLTRAWLSNQSTALLSVLVTANWHGVGLYAIIYSAGLRTISPSIYDSMKVDGLSDLQKIRHVVIPMTKAALALSLVITISASFKTFELVYVLTGGGPGRLTDVIALYLYRYAFTFWKAGYASAVALYLIVMGLSLVIIQLKLLHTDR; encoded by the coding sequence ATGACTAAGCTGCGAATCAAAGCTGAAACTAGAAAAGTTATAGCGCTATATCTATTGCTGTTACCGACGGTCTTCCTATATGTCCTCTTTTTTATTTATCCTGTAATTAACGGGCTTTCATTTGGTCTATATCAATGGTCGGGTGTATCTCCCGTCAAAACGTTTATCGGTCTTAAAAACTACTTTAGTATTGTTGTAGATCCGCAATTCCATGTTGCGTTAAGGAATACTTTTGTAATAACTGGTGTGAATGCTGTCAGCCAATTTATATTCGGTTTCAGTTTGGCTTGGTTGGCGCGAAAATATCAGCGAGTAGGGGGCATCTTTTTGTCCATAGCCTTAATACCAATTATCTTATCGTTTGTTTCAGTGGGTGTAATGTGGACTTGGATTTATAATCCTTCGTTTGGTTTGTTGAATAGCTTATTAGACTTTCTCGGTTTACATTCGTTAACTAGAGCATGGTTATCAAATCAGAGCACAGCACTTCTCTCAGTTCTAGTAACGGCTAACTGGCACGGAGTGGGACTATACGCTATTATTTACTCGGCAGGTTTACGAACAATTTCTCCATCTATTTATGATTCAATGAAGGTAGACGGGCTTTCTGACCTTCAAAAAATCAGACACGTAGTAATTCCAATGACTAAGGCTGCGCTTGCTTTATCGCTTGTTATAACAATTTCTGCTTCTTTCAAGACGTTTGAATTGGTTTACGTTCTGACGGGGGGTGGTCCAGGGCGTCTCACTGATGTAATCGCGTTATATCTTTACAGGTACGCCTTTACTTTTTGGAAGGCTGGATACGCTTCTGCCGTAGCGCTTTATTTGATTGTTATGGGCCTTTCACTTGTAATAATTCAACTGAAACTGTTACACACGGATAGGTGA
- the mch gene encoding methenyltetrahydromethanopterin cyclohydrolase translates to MNKIKVNELSLRIVKKILDHPKKLSIEVSKLENGATIIDMGVHARGGFEAGRLATEICLGGLANAQLAMMTFADITLPAIGVTTSWPAISTLGIQAGYPLLEGEKTKLIASGPARALALKPRKLFDFLDFMDESNIAVIVLQMDYLPSEQVAELIAAECNIESKDLYILVTPGESLAGATQIAGRAIEDVTFTMREVLHYDVRKVKHMFGLAPIAPVCKFVKVEKALSDDLICYCGKVFVALESKKGEDLENLAEELVFESTPIYGKTFYDVLKEANFDFRKVPGFPSIFRPAQVIINDLRTGKMYKAGDVNLDMIKKCLRVIEGGTRI, encoded by the coding sequence ATGAACAAAATCAAAGTAAATGAACTATCTCTTAGAATAGTCAAGAAAATCCTCGATCATCCAAAAAAACTTAGCATTGAAGTGTCAAAACTGGAAAATGGTGCAACCATTATTGATATGGGAGTACATGCACGGGGAGGGTTTGAGGCAGGGAGATTAGCCACAGAGATTTGTCTAGGGGGATTGGCAAACGCGCAGTTAGCTATGATGACCTTCGCGGATATTACTCTCCCAGCAATTGGAGTGACAACGAGTTGGCCAGCTATCTCCACCTTAGGAATCCAGGCTGGATATCCGCTTTTAGAAGGTGAAAAAACAAAATTAATTGCGTCGGGTCCCGCGAGGGCTTTGGCATTGAAGCCAAGGAAACTTTTCGACTTTCTTGACTTCATGGATGAATCTAATATCGCGGTAATAGTATTACAAATGGACTACTTGCCTTCTGAGCAGGTAGCGGAGTTGATAGCTGCAGAATGTAACATAGAGTCTAAAGATCTCTATATACTTGTTACTCCAGGGGAAAGTCTTGCGGGGGCAACTCAGATTGCGGGTCGAGCGATAGAAGACGTTACATTTACTATGAGGGAAGTTTTGCATTACGACGTAAGAAAAGTTAAGCATATGTTTGGACTGGCTCCGATAGCTCCTGTTTGTAAGTTTGTTAAAGTGGAGAAAGCGCTGTCAGACGATTTGATATGTTATTGTGGAAAAGTTTTTGTCGCTTTAGAATCTAAAAAAGGAGAAGATTTAGAGAATCTTGCGGAGGAGCTTGTCTTTGAATCAACCCCGATATATGGAAAAACTTTTTATGATGTTTTGAAGGAGGCAAACTTTGACTTCAGAAAGGTGCCCGGATTCCCATCGATATTTCGTCCTGCCCAAGTGATAATCAACGATCTAAGGACCGGCAAGATGTATAAAGCAGGTGATGTGAACTTAGATATGATCAAAAAATGCCTTCGGGTCATTGAGGGGGGAACAAGAATCTGA
- a CDS encoding ABC transporter ATP-binding protein has translation MVEITFENVSKYFKKVKAVDKFNLKIRDKEFMVLLGPSGCGKTTTLRMTAGLEKLTNGNIYFDDELVNDLEPKTRRVAMVFQDYALYPHMSVFDNITLCLRVMKVPKKEIKIRAKETAELLQIEELLDRKSWALSGGQKQRVALARAIIREPSIYLLDEPLSNLDAMLRTRMRGELKKLHEKLRTTTVYVTHDQTEAMVMADRIAIMKDGTLHQVGKPREIYDHPKNKFVATFVGMPAINFIEGQLTKKDGELLLNTDVFSLKIPDALLEARVQEKFLNSEVILGVRSEYVYVHTKQLKGAIEAKVWLFQQMGDVGYVDLEIGTYMITAKVDPLFDVEEGKKVFVKFDERFLQVFDKSSEERIS, from the coding sequence ATGGTTGAAATCACCTTCGAAAATGTTTCTAAATACTTCAAAAAAGTCAAGGCTGTTGATAAATTTAACCTTAAGATAAGAGATAAAGAGTTTATGGTATTGCTCGGTCCGTCTGGGTGCGGAAAGACCACGACTCTTAGAATGACTGCTGGATTGGAAAAACTTACAAACGGTAATATCTACTTCGATGACGAACTTGTAAATGATCTCGAACCCAAAACGAGAAGAGTCGCGATGGTTTTTCAAGATTACGCGTTGTACCCACATATGTCGGTTTTTGATAACATAACATTGTGCCTTCGGGTGATGAAAGTACCGAAAAAAGAAATCAAAATAAGGGCTAAAGAAACAGCGGAGTTACTGCAGATTGAGGAACTTCTGGATCGCAAGTCATGGGCACTTAGTGGCGGACAGAAACAGAGGGTTGCATTAGCTAGGGCAATAATTAGAGAGCCCTCCATTTATCTGCTAGATGAACCACTGTCGAACTTAGATGCCATGCTAAGAACTAGAATGAGGGGAGAACTAAAGAAGTTACATGAAAAGTTGAGAACTACCACGGTCTACGTAACTCATGATCAAACTGAGGCCATGGTCATGGCTGATAGAATAGCGATTATGAAGGATGGTACGCTTCATCAAGTAGGCAAACCTCGAGAAATTTATGACCATCCAAAGAACAAGTTTGTCGCAACATTTGTTGGAATGCCCGCAATCAACTTTATAGAAGGTCAACTAACAAAGAAAGATGGTGAATTACTGTTGAACACTGATGTCTTCTCCTTAAAAATTCCGGATGCTCTATTGGAAGCGCGTGTACAAGAGAAGTTTTTGAATAGTGAGGTGATACTGGGCGTTAGATCAGAGTACGTATATGTCCACACCAAACAACTGAAGGGCGCAATAGAGGCAAAAGTTTGGCTTTTTCAGCAAATGGGAGATGTGGGGTACGTAGATTTAGAAATTGGCACTTACATGATTACAGCGAAAGTTGATCCTCTATTTGACGTAGAAGAAGGAAAAAAGGTATTTGTTAAGTTTGATGAAAGGTTCCTTCAGGTTTTTGATAAATCTAGCGAAGAGAGAATTTCATGA
- a CDS encoding formylmethanofuran--tetrahydromethanopterin N-formyltransferase (catalyzes the transfer of a formyl group from formylmethanofuran to tetrahydromethanopterin tetrahydromethanopterin): MKINNVEIDDTFAEIWDLKIARILVTAYSESWALSASQMMAGYGSSVIMCASQAGIEGPVSPIETPDGRPGVLVQVSLPPDPPYNGGKLKKEIVTRTLTLIQPPTCAAFNAMPKELIRETVDVGSQISRFGDGFESEDVISDREVYRIPVTSGDFIVEKKFGITVGCDGHFIVMAENVVAGLAGVNAAFSAIRTVGGVAPLGLGPSNSAKRGGINYKERATTSHAYVPSLRNKVKDTNVPEGVEAVMEVAFFGLTMDAVKKALKVGIEATTTVPGVKKISALDLGGTFGGHQIYFRDLF; this comes from the coding sequence TTGAAAATAAATAATGTTGAAATTGACGACACTTTCGCTGAAATCTGGGATTTAAAGATAGCAAGAATTTTAGTCACTGCGTACTCAGAGAGTTGGGCACTGAGCGCTAGTCAAATGATGGCTGGCTATGGGTCAAGCGTGATTATGTGTGCTTCCCAAGCAGGAATTGAAGGTCCGGTTTCACCAATCGAGACTCCTGATGGAAGACCAGGTGTGTTGGTTCAAGTTAGTTTGCCGCCTGATCCGCCGTATAATGGGGGCAAACTGAAAAAAGAGATAGTGACGAGAACTCTTACACTTATACAACCTCCAACATGCGCTGCATTCAACGCGATGCCCAAGGAACTTATCAGAGAAACTGTAGATGTTGGAAGCCAGATAAGTCGATTTGGAGATGGCTTCGAAAGCGAGGACGTTATCTCTGATAGAGAAGTCTATAGAATACCAGTCACAAGCGGCGATTTTATTGTTGAGAAAAAGTTTGGTATCACAGTCGGTTGCGATGGACATTTCATAGTTATGGCCGAAAATGTTGTTGCGGGATTAGCAGGCGTAAATGCAGCGTTTAGTGCTATCAGAACAGTTGGGGGTGTTGCTCCACTCGGACTTGGGCCGTCAAACAGTGCAAAAAGAGGAGGTATAAATTACAAAGAACGAGCAACTACATCCCACGCTTATGTCCCATCTCTAAGGAATAAAGTTAAGGATACAAATGTTCCTGAAGGTGTTGAAGCCGTTATGGAAGTAGCGTTCTTTGGGTTAACTATGGACGCAGTTAAAAAAGCTCTAAAAGTTGGCATTGAAGCAACAACTACTGTCCCAGGAGTCAAGAAAATTTCAGCCTTGGACCTTGGCGGAACGTTTGGAGGACACCAAATTTACTTCCGCGACCTATTTTAA
- a CDS encoding Gfo/Idh/MocA family oxidoreductase, whose translation MAHLPILSKEISDARLVAVADVDKRRAEAAAKTYGAETWYTDYKELLENPQVKAVWICTPPFLHAQMVIDAAKAGKHVMCEIPMTMTLEEADTVIDTAKSGGVTVMPAYCYNFAPAYVKAKELIEQGKIGKPVMIYTKLLFSYDYWGQGKDWIWNAEKAGHPGWITVPKMEFLLNSKIERVCSEGESMIYGEKGNVEDTIAWLQKFDNGVVGLTQYSGIVSEKMVMDTTEIIGEKGIIYIDTEEGLLKLRTNAPPHAKEWNLKPPYGRASIGHFEEDQHFIKCIKKGRKPAMTDEDWKHILKIRLAAVKSRKTGEVIKL comes from the coding sequence ATGGCTCATCTCCCAATTTTATCAAAGGAGATTTCGGATGCGAGGTTGGTGGCTGTTGCGGATGTTGATAAGAGAAGGGCTGAGGCGGCTGCGAAAACTTATGGAGCAGAAACTTGGTACACAGACTATAAAGAGCTGTTAGAGAATCCCCAAGTCAAAGCCGTTTGGATCTGCACACCTCCTTTTTTACACGCCCAGATGGTGATAGACGCAGCCAAAGCCGGAAAACATGTAATGTGCGAAATCCCGATGACGATGACGCTTGAAGAAGCTGATACAGTGATAGATACCGCTAAATCCGGTGGTGTTACAGTGATGCCAGCTTACTGTTACAACTTTGCCCCGGCGTACGTCAAGGCGAAAGAACTGATAGAACAAGGCAAAATAGGCAAACCTGTAATGATCTATACCAAGTTACTGTTCTCCTACGATTATTGGGGGCAAGGGAAAGACTGGATTTGGAACGCGGAAAAAGCAGGGCACCCAGGATGGATAACTGTGCCCAAAATGGAATTCTTGTTGAACTCCAAAATTGAAAGAGTTTGTTCTGAGGGTGAATCCATGATTTATGGAGAAAAAGGGAACGTTGAAGACACCATAGCTTGGCTTCAAAAATTTGACAACGGAGTTGTAGGCCTTACACAATACAGCGGAATAGTTTCTGAAAAAATGGTGATGGACACAACGGAGATAATTGGAGAAAAAGGCATAATTTACATTGACACAGAAGAAGGCTTGTTGAAACTCAGAACAAATGCTCCGCCACACGCAAAGGAATGGAATTTAAAACCTCCGTATGGAAGAGCAAGCATAGGACATTTTGAAGAAGACCAACATTTCATAAAATGTATAAAAAAGGGAAGAAAGCCAGCGATGACAGACGAAGATTGGAAGCACATTTTAAAAATACGTTTAGCTGCTGTTAAATCTAGGAAAACAGGAGAAGTGATAAAGCTTTAA
- a CDS encoding extracellular solute-binding protein: MEKRTIYAMVSAVIIIGAIVAAAYWVWLQPEPAEQPVTLEFWAPFGGEEAALEYWNTVSDAFYNETGVTVEIGFYTGDEFWTKLASGFAAGDPPDLFITYGGGELDTYVAEGQIADISDLLAEDWALAQITPAIKEAVTRDGKQYALPYEFQTDWIFINRKIFDQVGVSIPSMTTSWTWTEFIVACDALKAAEVIPIAMSGSATWSLTFPETYIFLHSNGAEAFQDALDRKVSFEPYYVTAFTKIKEWVDGDYFQLGWETAGYMDAYASFSSGESAMWMQGTFAIAMSLGQPALELDVVRYPYFPDKSELKDVVFGGPTSIGVAAASEHTKEAEDFLRFISKPDWQIYMARETHNPLAQSIALPAGIYPEVMVKCMDATASASIVHLRFGTMCSKEMGAYLDEQNLLVFTGQATPEGAAAAIEAKAVELIGPVTG, encoded by the coding sequence ATGGAAAAACGAACTATCTACGCAATGGTCTCTGCAGTTATTATAATCGGTGCGATTGTAGCAGCTGCCTATTGGGTTTGGCTTCAACCTGAACCAGCAGAACAACCAGTAACCTTAGAGTTTTGGGCTCCATTCGGAGGAGAAGAAGCAGCTCTAGAATATTGGAACACCGTAAGTGACGCGTTTTACAATGAAACTGGAGTAACAGTTGAAATTGGATTTTACACAGGCGACGAGTTCTGGACTAAGCTAGCATCAGGCTTCGCAGCTGGGGATCCTCCCGATCTGTTCATTACATATGGTGGAGGGGAGCTTGACACATACGTTGCGGAGGGGCAAATAGCCGATATATCTGACCTACTGGCTGAGGATTGGGCTCTCGCTCAGATTACACCTGCGATAAAAGAAGCGGTCACCCGGGATGGTAAACAGTATGCTCTCCCATATGAATTCCAAACTGACTGGATATTCATTAACCGCAAAATCTTTGATCAAGTCGGTGTTAGTATACCTTCTATGACAACGAGTTGGACATGGACTGAATTTATAGTGGCGTGTGATGCACTGAAGGCTGCTGAAGTAATTCCCATCGCAATGAGCGGTTCAGCTACGTGGTCCCTAACATTCCCAGAAACCTACATCTTCCTACACAGCAATGGGGCAGAAGCATTCCAAGATGCCTTAGATCGTAAAGTGAGTTTTGAACCCTATTACGTTACGGCATTTACAAAGATCAAAGAATGGGTTGACGGAGACTACTTCCAACTAGGCTGGGAAACAGCTGGTTACATGGACGCTTATGCATCTTTTTCATCTGGAGAATCAGCGATGTGGATGCAAGGTACATTTGCTATTGCGATGTCTCTTGGCCAACCAGCTCTTGAATTAGATGTGGTTAGATACCCATACTTCCCAGATAAATCTGAGTTGAAGGATGTAGTCTTTGGAGGACCTACATCTATAGGTGTGGCCGCTGCGAGTGAACATACAAAAGAGGCTGAGGACTTCTTGAGATTTATTTCCAAACCAGACTGGCAAATATATATGGCTAGAGAAACGCATAACCCGCTAGCACAAAGCATAGCGTTGCCTGCAGGCATTTATCCTGAGGTAATGGTGAAGTGTATGGACGCAACCGCAAGTGCTTCTATAGTACACTTAAGATTTGGAACGATGTGTTCTAAGGAGATGGGTGCATACTTGGACGAACAAAACTTACTAGTATTCACTGGTCAAGCAACGCCTGAAGGGGCAGCAGCGGCTATTGAAGCAAAGGCAGTGGAGCTAATTGGTCCCGTAACTGGATGA